The sequence below is a genomic window from Methylocystis sp. IM3.
TGGATCGCCCACCACCGCCCGATCGTGCTGCTCGGCACGGCGGCGGTCGTGCTCGCCGGCGTGCCGGCGCTGATGCGGCTGCACTTCGACTCCAATCCGATGAATCTGCGCGACCAGAAGGTCGAATCCGTCGCGACCTTCCTCGACCTCTCGAAGGACCCGAAGACGGCCCCGAACAAGATCGAGACGCTCGCGCCCTCGCTCGAGGCGGCGCAGGAGCTGACCAGGAAGATCCTGGCGTTGCCGGAAGTCGACCACGTCGATTCGGTTTTTTCGCTCATTCCCAAGGATCAGGACGAAAAGCTGCCGCTGATCGCGCGCGCCGCGAGCGAGCTGCACGCCGCGCTCCATCCCAAGGTCAAGCCCGCGCCGACCGACGCGGAAACGGTCAAGGCGCTGACCGCCGCCGCCAAGGCGCTGCGCGCGGCCGTGGCGAAGAAGCCGCAGCCCGCGGTGACGCGTTTCGCGGCGACGCTCGACGCCCTCGCCAAGGCGAGCCCGGAGACGCGCGAAAAGGCCCGCGGCGCCGCCTTCGCGGGCTTCGAGAAGCTCATGGGCCAGCTGCACGACGTCCTGCAGGCGCAGCGCGTGACGCCCGAAAATCTGCCGGAGGAATTGCGCTCGGACTGGATTTCCGCCGATGGCCTCGTCCGGCTCCAGACCACGCCCAAGGGCGACAGCAACGACCGCGTGGTCATGAGCCGATTCGCCGACGCCATGCTGGCCATCGCACCCGATTCGAGCGGCGCGCCGGTCATCATCTCGGAGGCCGGCAAGACGGTGACCCGCGCCTTTCTGGAGGCCGGCGTCTTCGCCTTCGTGGCGGTTTTCCTTATTCTTGCCGTAGCTCTGCGCAATGCAATCGATGTCGCGCTCACCCTCGGCCCGCTCGTGCTCGCCGGGATCATGAGCCTTCAGGCTGCGGAAATGCTCGGGGTGTCGCTGAATTTCGCCAATATCATCGCGCTGCCGCTGATGTTCGGCGTCGGCGTCGCCTTTCACATCTATTACGTGATCGCCTGGCGAAAGGGCGTCGTGGACATGCTGGCCTCGAGCCTCACCCGCGCGATCTTCTTCAGCTCGCTCACCACGGGCACCGCCTTCGGCAGCCTTTTCCTGTCGAGCCATCCGGGCACCGCCAGCATGGGCGAGCTTCTCACCATCTCGCTGTTTTTCACGCTACTTGCGGCCTTCATCATCGTGCCGGCCTTTCTCGGCCCGCCCCGCCATCCGGCGCCGGGCGCGTCCGACCCGGCTTGACGAAAGGCAGCCTTCTGGATTTCGCTGCCAGGCGAAGGCCTTGGCCCACACAACTGGGGATAGACGGCGTCATGAACAAATTTCTGCTGAGCATTGCCGCCGCCACGGCCCTCCTTGCGCCGATCGCCAGCGCGGCGGAGCAACCGATCTATGGCGTTTGGGTCCGCGAAGGCCACCCGACCGACAAGCTCGAATTCTACGACTGCTCTGGCAAGCTCTGCGCCAAGGGCGTGCTGCCCATGCTGGACGGCAGCCCGCCGCCGGTCGTGCTGCGCTCGGCCGCCAAGACCGGGCCGAACAGCTGGAAGGGCGATCTTTTCAACCCCGAGGACGGCAAGACCTATACGGGCAAGATCACCTATGACTCGCCCACGCAGTTCACGCTGACGGGATGCCTGATGGCCTTCCTGTGCCAGAGCGAAACCTGGACCCGCGTCTCCGGCCCGCCGAAGAAAGCCGAACCGAAGCCCGAGGCGAAAGCCGAGGGCAAGAGCGACGGCAAGTCGGAGAGCAAGACGGAAGGCAAGGCCGAGAGCAAGGCTCCCGTCGCCGAACACCCCGAAAAGGCGCAGGCTGCGGCAAAGCCGACCGGCGAAAAGGCCGCGAAGCCGGCGGCTGATTCGGCGAAGACCGCGAAAGCCGCGAAGCCGGCGGAGGCGAAATCCGCGGCGCCGAAGGCGCAGCCTTCGCATCCAAAGCCCGTTGAAGACGCCGACCAATAGGCCTTTCCTCGCGCATGTGACAACAGGTTGAACTTGACGCCTCAGAGCCGGCGGGCCAGCTTGGCGCCCGCCGATTTTGCGCCTGCACGCCACTGGCTTAAGAACCGCCCCAGGACGGGCCCGGCAGGGCGCCGACGTTGGTCGCAGGACAGGCCGCGCCGGGCGGATGGCGCGTCGGCGGAAGAGAGGGAGTGAGCTTTTTGACGGCCGTCGGGGCGTTCCGGTTCCTGCCCTCTCCCTTGCTACTCGCGGCCGCGGCTGCGCTGCTTTCCGGCTGCGATCTCGACTGGGAGAAGCCGGACATCGCCGTTCCGCCGCCGCCGAAGTTCCGCGAGGCCAAGAGCGCAAACGCGACGCCCATCCCGCGCGGGCCGGATTTCGCCGCCAAATTCGGCTCCCGGGAGCTGACGGGTCTCGTCGAAGCGGCCGTGGGCGAAAATCTCGACATTGCCGCCGCCGCGGCGCGCATCGCGCAAGTCGACGCGCAGGCGCGGGTCGCGAGCGCGGCGCTGTGGCCCAATATCTCGATGCAGGACATCGCCCGCACGACCCGCGTGCCGGGCACGACGACCAATGTCGCGTCGGCGGGGTCGAACATCACGCCCGCCTCGACATCGACGGGCTCGTCGCAGCAGACGCCGCTCACCGGCTTCCGGGCGCGGGAGTTCGGCTTCTTCCAGCTCGGCCTGACGGCGAGCTACGAGATCGACTTCTGGGGCAAGAACGAGGACGCCTCCTACGCCGCGCGGCTGCTCGCCAACGCCAGCCGCTTCAACCGGGATACGGTCGAGATTTCGACGATCGCCTCGGTGATCAACGCCTATTTCCAGGTGCTCACCGCGCAGGACCGGCTACGCATCGCCCACAATAACGTCGCCATCGCCGAGCGCGTCTTTCGCGCCATTCAGGCGCGCTTCGAGGTCGGCGTCGCGAGCGCCCTCGACACGGCGCAGCAGGAGAGCGTGCTGGCGCAGGCGCGGGCGACGATTCCGCCGCTCGAGCAGACCTTGCGGCAGACGAAGAATCAGCTCGCCGTTCTGGTCGGGCAGACGCCCGAAAGCGTGGAGATCAAGGGCGGATCGCTGACGAAGCTCACCTTCCCGCATGTTTCGCCGGGCTTGCCCTCGGAAGTGCTGCTGCGCCGTCCGGACGTGGCCGAGGCCGAGGCGCGGCTCGCGTCGCAGGAGTTTTCGGTGCTGCAAGCGCGCGCCGCCTTCTTCCCATCGATCACGCTCACCGGACAATATGGCGTGCAGAGCGCGCTGCTGCACAATCTGCTGCGGCCCGAGGCGGTCGCCTGGCAGGCGGCGGCCAATCTCGCCCAGCCGATCTTCGACGGCTTCAACATTCAGGGCAATTACGAGAATCAGAAGGGCCGCTACGCCGAACTCGCCGCCCTCTACCGCAAGCAGATCCTGACGGCGCTGAGCGACGCCGAAAACGCGCTGATCGCGGTGCGGGAGACCGCGGCCGCGCTGAAGGCCCAGACCGTGGCCGCCGCCGCCGCCGAGCGCGCGCTGACCGTGTCCGAGGTGCGGCTGCAGGAGGGAACGATCGACATCATCACCCTCTCGACGACGCAGACGACGCTTTTTCAGGCTCAGGATCAGCTCGCGGTGACGCGGCTCTCTTACTTTCAAGCTGCGACGAG
It includes:
- a CDS encoding DUF2147 domain-containing protein yields the protein MNKFLLSIAAATALLAPIASAAEQPIYGVWVREGHPTDKLEFYDCSGKLCAKGVLPMLDGSPPPVVLRSAAKTGPNSWKGDLFNPEDGKTYTGKITYDSPTQFTLTGCLMAFLCQSETWTRVSGPPKKAEPKPEAKAEGKSDGKSESKTEGKAESKAPVAEHPEKAQAAAKPTGEKAAKPAADSAKTAKAAKPAEAKSAAPKAQPSHPKPVEDADQ
- a CDS encoding TolC family protein; this encodes MSFLTAVGAFRFLPSPLLLAAAAALLSGCDLDWEKPDIAVPPPPKFREAKSANATPIPRGPDFAAKFGSRELTGLVEAAVGENLDIAAAAARIAQVDAQARVASAALWPNISMQDIARTTRVPGTTTNVASAGSNITPASTSTGSSQQTPLTGFRAREFGFFQLGLTASYEIDFWGKNEDASYAARLLANASRFNRDTVEISTIASVINAYFQVLTAQDRLRIAHNNVAIAERVFRAIQARFEVGVASALDTAQQESVLAQARATIPPLEQTLRQTKNQLAVLVGQTPESVEIKGGSLTKLTFPHVSPGLPSEVLLRRPDVAEAEARLASQEFSVLQARAAFFPSITLTGQYGVQSALLHNLLRPEAVAWQAAANLAQPIFDGFNIQGNYENQKGRYAELAALYRKQILTALSDAENALIAVRETAAALKAQTVAAAAAERALTVSEVRLQEGTIDIITLSTTQTTLFQAQDQLAVTRLSYFQAATSLYQALGGGWSPTTRDAEIAQANAAYEADKGIFP